From Zingiber officinale cultivar Zhangliang chromosome 5B, Zo_v1.1, whole genome shotgun sequence, the proteins below share one genomic window:
- the LOC121985793 gene encoding protein NDH-DEPENDENT CYCLIC ELECTRON FLOW 5-like, whose amino-acid sequence MAVTVSIFSTPSPLPLVNLKHLKASHKSASISHRRQLSVLAMTSISLPINVDYLETEFSGHGVSFQGVGDSCAVKMVMENGSVATLMLPSGLVTSYKPIMWHGATFEVLHTTVSEGEAGEAVVRGGASMDFKIHADGCSSIPWSSNHWSLQSVRGSPENSIQVELLSLSPHSMVEAKFLVTLDQDSISSELIVANTKSSSAIEMSGSFISHLKVSTPDATYAVGLQGSNYHSKKPISSEFSIIPPSLWTPNEKEEEEGSSTEESEGEEDDDYAHMTEKMSRIYTSAPRQFTIIDRGRRNSVVIRRSGLEEVYMYSPGSEHDWYGNYAYVCVGPSAKLRPLVVAPGGIWRGSQCIHNPNL is encoded by the exons ATGGCTGTCACTGTTTCCATCTTCTCCACTCCAAGTCCTCTCCCCCTCGTAAATCTGAAGCACCTCAAGGCCTCCCACAAATCTGCCTCTATTTCTCACAGGAGGCAGCTCTCCGTGCTAGCCATGACCTCCATCTCCCTACCAATCAACGTGGACTACTTGGAGACGGAGTTCAGCGGCCACGGCGTGAGCTTCCAGGGCGTCGGCGACAGCTGCGCCGTCAAGATGGTCATGGAGAACGGTAGCGTGGCCACTCTCATGCTGCCCAGTGGTCTCGTCACGTCTTACAAGCCCATCATGTGGCACGGTGCCACCTTCGAAGTGCTGCACACTACTGTTTCGGAGGGAGAGGCAGGGGAGGCAGTGGTTCGAGGAGGAGCCTCCATGGATTTCAAGATCCATGCAGATGGATGCTCGTCGATTCCATGGTCTTCCAACCACTGGTCTCTTCAAAGTGTCAGAGGGAGCCCGGAAAATTCCATTCAG GTGGAGTTGCTATCACTTTCTCCACACAGCATGGTCGAAGCCAAATTCTTGGTGACACTCGATCAGGACTCTATTAGCTCCGAACTGATCGTCGCTAACACAAAGTCGTCGTCGGCGATCGAAATGTCGGGCTCCTTCATCAGCCACTTGAAGGTGAGCACACCTGACGCAACCTATGCAGTTGGGCTGCAAGGCTCAAATTACCACAGCAAGAAGCCGATATCATCAGAGTTCAGCATCATTCCGCCTTCTTTGTGGACGCCGaatgagaaagaagaggaagaaggctcCAGTACAGAGGAATCGGAGGGAGAGGAAGATGATGATTATGCACACATGACAGAGAAGATGAGTAGAATATACACCAGTGCACCAAGGCAGTTCACAATCATTGATAGG GGAAGAAGAAACTCAGTTGTGATACGGAGGAGTGGATTGGAAGAGGTATATATGTACAGTCCAGGATCAGAGCATGACTGGTATGGTAACTATGCATACGTTTGTGTCGGACCATCTGCTAAGCTGAGACCTCTCGTTGTGGCTCCTGGAGGCATTTGGAGAGGGTCACAGTGCATCCACAACCCAAACCTTTAA